From Gemmatimonadaceae bacterium, the proteins below share one genomic window:
- a CDS encoding sulfoxide reductase heme-binding subunit YedZ encodes MAALGGIERQPRGFGALLIVAAAVPALWFAWAIYSDFARGTRFLGSDPIKAAEHAYGEWTLRFLLLTLAITPLRRVTHWNWLAKHRRTLGLYAFTYGVLHLSVWAIIDVQLIIDDLVGWDTVVEDLLKRPFITIGMTALLLMLPLALTSTKKMIARLGKSWRKLHRLVYVVAALGLVHFWMAVKLDIREPAIYILIYLVLMGWRWRDSRRRAAAAGGEVAAA; translated from the coding sequence ATGGCCGCACTCGGCGGGATTGAGCGCCAACCGCGTGGCTTTGGCGCGCTGCTGATTGTCGCGGCCGCCGTTCCCGCGCTGTGGTTCGCCTGGGCGATCTACTCCGACTTCGCGCGCGGCACGCGCTTCCTGGGCTCGGATCCGATCAAGGCCGCCGAGCACGCATATGGGGAGTGGACGCTGCGCTTCCTCTTGCTCACGCTGGCCATCACGCCGCTGCGGCGGGTGACGCACTGGAACTGGCTCGCCAAGCATCGCCGCACACTTGGACTCTACGCCTTCACGTACGGCGTGCTGCATCTCTCGGTCTGGGCCATCATCGACGTGCAGTTGATCATCGATGACCTCGTGGGCTGGGACACGGTGGTGGAGGACCTGCTGAAGCGGCCGTTCATCACGATTGGCATGACGGCGTTGTTGCTGATGCTCCCGCTGGCACTGACCAGCACCAAGAAGATGATTGCGCGGCTCGGCAAGTCGTGGCGCAAGCTGCATCGCCTGGTGTATGTGGTGGCCGCACTCGGACTGGTGCACTTCTGGATGGCGGTGAAGCTCGATATCCGTGAGCCGGCGATCTACATCCTTATCTATCTCGTGCTGATGGGCTGGCGCTGGCGCGATAGTCGGAGGCGCGCGGCAGCGGCCGGTGGCGAGGTCGCGGCGGCATAG